One Aegilops tauschii subsp. strangulata cultivar AL8/78 chromosome 2, Aet v6.0, whole genome shotgun sequence genomic window, taacatatgcaaaaaataaaaaagttGCCCGCCTACTAAGCCACCACGGCCTGCATATGACTATAAACCGTACatatgggccaggatgcaggcccatAGTCGGGGAATCTTTGCTAGAAAATTTGTTTCGTTACAAACACGGACAAACATTTGACAAGTCGGGGAATCTTCGCTAGAAAATTTCAGCAGCATAACACGGGAAGAAATTATTGCACAAAGGCATTACAACCTCTACACGACCATTTGTTCTTGCACACCAGATCAGTTTTTGGAACTCGTCCAAATCACTACAAAGGCAAGCAAGCAGGCTCACCGTTCACCACAACTCCCAAAAGAACAACACTAACACAATCTAGCTAAGAGGATGAACCTaatagttgatacgtctccaacgtatctataatttatgaagtattcatgctattatattatcaaccttggatgttttatatgcatttatatgctattttatatggtttttgggactaacctattaacctagagcccagtgccagtttctgttttttccttgttttagaatatcgcagaaaaggaaaacctaacggagtccaattgacctaaaacttgacagagcttatttttggaccagaagaaggccacggagtcaaagagttgggccagaagagtcccgggctgctcacgagggtggggggcgcgcccaccccctgggcgcgcctccctgcctcgtggacagcccggagacccccttGACTTTttctcgacgccaacacctctcatatatacccaaacttccagaaggaaacctagatcggaagttccgccgccgcaagcctctgtagccacgagaaatcaatctaggccctctccgtcaccctgccggagggggccatcatcaccggaggccatggaggaggatcccggaggggccatcatcgccatgaaggccaaggaccagagggataacctctccccatccaggggggacactacaagaaatatgtcaacttgtcaccctcactattggccgctgaaaggtcatagtttttcatttgcgacctctttgtgaccaaaaacagaaggtcaaaagctggcagtcaTAAACTGAAATTAgcgaccttctctgtgagaaggtcgtagacatttacgaccaaaacagaaggtcgttgaacccatgaccttttgttttggtcactgGCTGTCTTCCCAGGCCATGTCGGATCTGACGTGGCAATCTAacgtggcaaaattgcgaccaattgaAAAGGTCACTGACAAGATTCAGCCCGGTCCGATTCGGTGTTTTACATGGGCCGAGCCCATTAATTTAGCCTATTTGTGTTTTTTTCCATCATTTTTTGTTGGGTTCATGGGCCTGGCCCATTTTATTTTCTAGGACGTAGCCTTCTATAATTCATTTCTTTTTGGGCCTCGGCCCTTTTACAATCCAATCTATTTTGGGCCTCCACAACATGCATTTAGAAGCTTCACATCACAAGGGCAGATGGCTATTCCAGCTTACATCTCAACATGTACGTATGTATCCAAACCATTTCATTTCTTTCAACACAAAGGATTCTTTCAACAGCCACAACAGTAGACAGTAGATACATTCAATAGAGACTGAATTAACATAGAAATGAAGCAACAATGGGCAGACCGAGTACAGGAACTACAACTACATGGGACTACGGCTACCATTTCTATTTCTACACGCTTGCAAGAGAGGGAGGGACTACCAAGGAGCTAAACTAACAGTGGCGGAGCTAAACTAACAGCGATCATCCATCATTAATCAGTGACAGTAGCAATGAGTGGCAGCGGCGACGTTCGAGAGACACCCTCCCCCTGCTGCTGCTTGGTGTGCTTGCTACTGCTTGGTTTGCTGCACCACTAGCCGCCCTGCACACAGCAAGAATTTTAGCTTTACATAAGGTTTACAAGAACAGGACCTTGATACATGAGATTGACATTCACAAGCTATTTGCATTTATATTTAGAACTGCGTCACACCATTTACATTACTAGTTATGTATTGACATACTTATCTAAAAGAACATATATAGAATATGCATGGCACAAGTGCAGGTCCTAGTTACTGGCTACACATGTAACACCAATAAAATGGATAGAACAATAATGGGAACAACTCCAGATTACACACAAAGCTCCATCCATAGTGCCGGCTATGGATAAAATCATGCACACTCCCAACAGAACTTAGTCACACAGTATAATTCTGACTATACTATAACCAGAGAACTAAAGATTGTCACACATTATAATTCTGACTATAATATAACCAGAGAACTAAAGATTCTACGTACTTAGAACTCAACTAATAAGTGAGAATGATCTGATTGTATGCAAATAatctttttttatttgtttatatTACTAAAGCAGACATATCTTCCTTTATGTGAAGAAGTCTGCTTTCTTCTTTAGTTAGTATAGTAATCGTTCCATGCAAATCAATAGTGTATGTATGCTTGATCATGGTCTGTAGATTACACGCATAGAGGAACAGAATCCTAAACAAAATAATGTCAAACAACGGTGGGTGCTCAACCTATTTACCACACACAAGCAACACTTAAACCATAGCATGTGCATATACTTGTGTCACATCAGGGGGTTTAGAATGTACTCAATATATTCTAATAAAAAGGATTGGGAGtagagggagagggaggtggagaTGGACGTGCTACCTGTTGCGGCGGCGGTGCCTCTTGGTGGTCGTGCTTGAGCTCCTCCTAAAGCTGCTCACTAACCTGCAGGAAAAACAAGACCATGGGTGAGCTGCAGCACAGGCACATACATTAAGTGAAGATAAGGAGAAGAACCTGGAAAAAGAGAGGTGATCTGTCCTCCTCCGTCCGTGCCCCTCCTCCTCCTAAGTGCCGATGTCAAACAGCCTCCGTTCGTCCCTAGCGAGCACCATGCGCCTTGGTTGGCCATGATGCCCTTGTCCTCTGCTGCACGGATGAAAACCAAAGCATCAATATAGCTACACTAGCACATACTACAAACATGGTATCACAGACATTCTCTAATCGACTAGCACCCAAATATATACATGCACCAGTTATTATACGCTTAAGCCTCCTTAGTTTAGTGATCATTTACCCATAAAATTTTTCACCAAGGATTGCACCAGTACATCATGATTCGTTGAGATATACTAAACTACATCATCACAGGAACGACGAGCAGTTTTAGATCTTACAAACTAATGTTCCACGCATAGTCTTAGTGCTCCATCAAAGaatcaactaaattttctctcaAGCATACAAACAAAGTTTAGGGAAAACCAAGCATGAACAAGCACTTATTGTGCAGGACACATAGCTATTTCATAATCACTCAGTGTGGATATGTTTGCTAAATGTATTTTGCACAAAAAGGTGAGGCTCCCAACAGCCCAATATTATGACTACTACAGTTCGGATTTTGATAATAAAACTGACATGTGTAATCATATAGCTAATAAAATACATGGAACAATATGAGTACATCTCCAAACAGCTAATAAATCCCATAGTACCACAAGGACATGCACTGCAGTATATCTTGCAATGCGGGTTTTTGACTTAACAGTAACATACCCTGCATAGTAGTAACCAGGGAATTAATAAATTTGAATAGAGATTCTGAAACTAAGAATTTCATATTGAAATAATTTTCCAGAATAAGATTGCAAAGCTGAAAAAGCAAGGACATCAGAGAATATTTGATTGCAACATTCCACAGGGTTGGAAAGCAGCTCGACATGTTTCTCAGACAAGAAAAACATTACAAGTAATTAATCACTGCTCCAAAACAAGAAAACATGCTACTGATGCATGATAATATTTGTGTCAAAGAGTTTCTGCAAGAAGTTACTCCTAATGCTACTGATGCAAAACTACTCCTAATGGACTGCTACAGCTATACTCCATGTACTGCTGTCCAGGAGTATTCCAATTCatcttttaaaaaaatgttcaagcACTGACTGAAAAAGGAATGCAAAAAGAGATGCAGTACCCAGCTGTACTCCAGTGGAGAGCATCCGCCCAAAAGAAAACAAAGATAATGGCTGAAAAAATTACTCCAGTTTATACTCCTCTTTTAGCAGTACAGATTATAGCTAATGCAACATCATGGGAGATGATGTCCAGGAGTATTTGCAAATGATACATCATCATGGAGTAGGATAACATGTTTTAGCAGTACAGGTTATAGAGTAAGCAAGCAAGCAATCATGGGAGCTGATGCTGCCAGTTAATATCAGCACATGACAAGACAAAAACCATGGCATCAACACAAGCATCAAGAGCATACTAACACCTAAACTGATACAAAATTGATGGAGTCCCATCCATCCATGAGAGAAGAAAGTGCCTTTGGTTGATAAAGAGAAGAGAACACTTCCTCTTGCTGGGATCAAACCAGAGGATACCAACCCATCCAGCAATTTGCAGGTTGTGTGGCTCGAAGTCATGGTGCCGGACACCACGTCCATGGCAAAAGAAATGCCCTTGCAAAGCTGGTACACCATGATCAACGTCCGCGTCCGTGAGGTGCGCCTTGGCGCTCCCGGCCTCCACGTACCTACCAAAAGACCCATTCAAAATTCAGATCACACCTACACAAGGCGAACCATTCAAATTCGAACCAACTCAAAGCAGAGCAGGACACATTGGGTACACTACAATATAGTTGAGATGCAAATACCAAGTCCTAGTTCAGTTCTACTCAAAGAGAAAGATGATGATACATATTTTAAGCTTAGGCTCCCTGTTATATTAGTCTTAAAAACAGATTGTAAGCTTGGCTGGCATGGTACATAGAGACAACACCGCTGACTTCCCTTTTTATTTGATGAGACCTGAACCAGCAAGGAGCAAGCGATACAAACAGAACGTGCAAATTGCTCCAACAAGAAGAGATAGAAAATTGCTAAACGGCACTGCAATTAGTAGCATGCACGCTATTTCCTCTAAAACATAGCAACAGTCCTTCTCCACAATGCATATTAGACATCCAGAGTGTACAGAGTAAAACAAACTAGCATCTATTCCCGAAATCGAAGACAGCAGCAGAGATGGATGCACACCCAGAGATCTGTAGCGCCCGCCCCAGTGATGGCAAACGGCAGTAGGATTTAACCAACCGCCGGATGGAGAAGAGTCTCGTACCTTGGATCCCAACGGTCGGCGACTGCAGGGGGCGGAGCGGAGTCGCAGCAGCAGGGAACGTGATGTCCCGGCGAGGGGAAGTGGGCGGGGTAGAGGCGACGCCAAGGTACGGGGCGGTGGCGCCAACCAGAGCGACTCACCATGTCCTCGCGCTTGTTCTTGAGGGCGCAGGTGATGCAGGGCCACCGGATGGCCACCGGGCgcatcccgccgccgcctcccccctcGACGACTTTCGCATCCTCGCCCTCGTCATCCTCCGCGGGCAGAAGGTGGACGGGGCCGTCAGATCTTGCCGGAAGAGATGGAGGAGGCCGGTGAAGCAGGGGCGGCCAGGATCGACTGCTAGGGTGGGGAACGACGAAGCAGAGCGCACGCCGGCCTGAGCTGGTAGCTGCTGGGTTGGATCtggaggccggcggcggggctggTTGAGAGGAGGTCTCCGCCGGTAGGTGGGATCGGGGGAGAGGATTGGATCGAATCATGGGAGTCGGCCCCCGCAGCGACAACCCACAGGAACAGCACGCGGCGACAACCCAGCCCCTGCACGGCGGCGAGGTTGGTCGAGGACGAGGGAGACGAGGGGAGAgtgagggcggcggcggaggtgggTGGCGACGAGGTTCAGAGGGGTGGGTGGCGGCGACGAGGGGGACGAGGGGGATCTGCATCGGGGGAGAGGGGAGAGGATCTGAGAGGGGGGGgggagaaagaaagaaagaatggaggcgggggggggggtgggtggaAAATGTCCATGAGGACAGACCTAGAGTTACGGCCCGGGTGGGTTTGGGTCGTTGGATCCGAAAGCATCCGACGGTGGTTGATGTGTGATCTGCGTGATATGCTCATGGTCCAATCAGAACGCAACAAACCATTTGATGACCTTATGACCATATAAATTGGTCGTGATCGATTCAAGATAAAAAATTTCATTCCATTTTTCAGTGCTCAAAATGAGTAtttttgtgaaagtcctatcaaatATTTGTTCAAATGATATCATATTTTGCACAAGTTTACATCGTGGATTTGCAAACAATATTGACAAAGGGAGTTTTTACTTCCTTTGCACGAAAAatcaattttccatttttcgagtgcccaaaataagtttttttgtgaaggacctataatatatttgttgcaaaattggaccaaatcatttttctaaaatactaggccatatttaatgcacaattgaccaaatggttgggtgtaaaaagttttgatccacctctcgtcaaaaagacaaatttccgccgattca contains:
- the LOC109750696 gene encoding uncharacterized protein isoform X1, whose amino-acid sequence is MQIPLVPLVAATHPSEPRRHPPPPPPSLSPRLPRPRPTSPPCRGWVVAACCSCGLSLRGPTPMIRSNPLPRSHLPAETSSQPAPPPASRSNPAATSSGRRALCFVVPHPSSRSWPPLLHRPPPSLPARSDGPVHLLPAEDDEGEDAKVVEGGGGGGMRPVAIRWPCITCALKNKREDMVSRSGWRHRPVPWRRLYPAHFPSPGHHVPCCCDSAPPPAVADRWDPRYVEAGSAKAHLTDADVDHGVPALQGHFFCHGRGVRHHDFEPHNLQIAGWVGILWFDPSKRKCSLLFINQRHFLLSWMDGTPSILYQFRC
- the LOC109750696 gene encoding uncharacterized protein isoform X2, yielding MQIPLVPLVAATHPSEPRRHPPPPPPSLSPRLPRPRPTSPPCRGWVVAACCSCGLSLRGPTPMIRSNPLPRSHLPAETSSQPAPPPASRSNPAATSSGRRALCFVVPHPSSRSWPPLLHRPPPSLPARSDGPVHLLPAEDDEGEDAKVVEGGGGGGMRPVAIRWPCITCALKNKREDMVSRSGWRHRPVPWRRLYPAHFPSPGHHVPCCCDSAPPPAVADRWDPRYVEAGSAKAHLTDADVDHGVPALQGHFFCHGRGVRHHDFEPHNLQIAGWQRTRASWPTKAHGAR